The following proteins are encoded in a genomic region of Liolophura sinensis isolate JHLJ2023 chromosome 5, CUHK_Ljap_v2, whole genome shotgun sequence:
- the LOC135465811 gene encoding GMP reductase 2-like isoform X2: MPRVDNDIKLDFKDVLIRPKRSTLKTRADVNLQRSFLFRNSGQEYTGIPVMAANMDTVGTFDMAKALGKHSMFTCIHKHYPVEEWREFAGQNKDILQYIAASSGTGQGDLSKLCAILEAVPDIRYICVDVANGYSEHFVEFVREVRKKFPQHTIMAGNVVTGEMVEELVLSGADIIKVGIGPGSVCTTRKKTGVGYPQLSAVIECADAAHGLGGHIISDGGCTCPGDVAKAFGAGADFVMCGGMLAGHTESGGEIVEKNGRKMKLFYGMSSATAMKKHAGGVAEYRASEGKTVEIEYRGDVEVTIQDILGGLRSTCTYVGAGKLKELSRRTTFIRVTQQLNEIFTPFTKEH, encoded by the exons GTGAACCTCCAGCGGTCATTCCTGTTCCGTAATTCGGGCCAGGAGTACACAGGAATCCCCGTTATGGCAGCTAATATGGATACTGTCGGAACATTTGACATGGCCAAGGCTTTAGGAAAA CACAGCATGTTCACCTGTATCCACAAACACTACCCCGTGGAGGAGTGGAGGGAGTTTGCTGGTCAGAACAAGGATATACTACAG TACATAGCAGCTAGCTCAGGTACTGGCCAGGGAGACTTGAGTAAGCTGTGTGCCATTCTGGAGGCTGTACCGGACATCCGCTACATTTGTGTGGATGTGGCCAACGGCTACTCCGAGCACTTTGTGGAGTTTGTGCGAGAAGTCCGTAAAAAGTTTCCACAACATACTATCATG GCAGGTAATGTGGTGACAGGAGAGATGGTTGAGGAGCTAGTGTTATCTGGGGCAGATATCATCAAGGTGGGAATAGGCCCTGGCTCTGTGTGTACCACCAGAAAGAAGACAGGTGTGGGTTACCCTCAGCTCAGTGCTGTCATTGAATGTGCAGATGCTGCCCATGGGCTTGGAGGTCACATTATATCA GATGGAGGGTGCACTTGCCCTGGGGATGTGGCAAAGGCGTTTGGGGCTGGTGCAGACTTTGTTATGTGTGGTGGGATGTTGGCAGGGCACACAGAGTCTGGGGGAGAGATTGTGGAGAAAAACGGGAGGAAAATGAAGCTATTTTATGGTATGAGTTCAGCTACAGCCATGAAGAAACATGCTGGAGGTGTGGCAGAATACAG AGCCTCAGAAGGGAAGACTGTAGAGATTGAGTACCGCGGTGACGTGGAAGTGACGATACAGGACATTCTGGGGGGCCTCCGCTCCACCTGTACCTACGTAGGAGCTGGCAAACTTAAAGAACTCAGCCGGAGAACCACCTTCATCAGAGTTACTCAACAGCTGAATGAAATCTTTACCCCATTCACAAAGGAGCACTGA